Part of the Polyangiaceae bacterium genome is shown below.
ATTTTTGGCCGCCCCGCTCTCCGACGCTGCGGTCTTTTCAACGCTCGACGCGCTTTTCCTCGGCGACGGCGCGCCCGTGGACTTTGCCGAGCTCGATGTCGAGCACTTGGGCACGTTTTACGAAGGCCTCATGGCTTTCGACGCTGCCGATTCAACGAGCCATTACGATGTTTCTGCCGCAGTCGACCTTCGCGAAGCCGCAGGCGATGCACGTCGGCGGCTCGGTGCTCATTACACGTCGCGCGTCATCACACGTATCGTCGTCGACCGAGCGCTCGCGCCGCTCATTGCATCGGATTCATCGCCCGAAGCGCTGCTCGATCTTCGTATTTGCGACCCCGCAATGGGCTCGGGCGCATTTCTCCTCGAAGCGTGCAGGTATCTCGCCGAAAAACTCGTGCTTGCGTGGGATCGATCGGGACAAACGCATTCGGTTTGTCCTGGAATGAACGTCACGCTTTACGCACGAAGCCTCGTCGCGCAAAAATGCTTGTATGGTCTCGACAAGAACCCTCGCGCCGCCGAGCTTGCGCGCTGGGCATTGTGGTTGCTCACGTCGAGCCACGCATTCGAGTTGCCGCTCCTCGACGAACATCTTCGATCCGGTGATTCGCTCGTGGATGCGGCAGCGCAGCAATTGCAGTTTTCTCGTGGTTTTGCGGACGCGTTTCATCGCAGGCATCGACCATTCGTATGGGAGCGGGAATTCCCCGACGTGTTTGCCCGTGGAGGCTTCGATGCATTCGTCGGGAACCCTCCGTGGGTTTCGTATGCTGGTCGTGCCGCGCAGCCGCTCGACGACGATTTGCGCAAGTATTACATGAAAACGAATCCGGCATTCGCCGGATATCGTAACTTGCAAGGAATGTTCGTTTGGCGATGCGCGACCATGCTTCGTCCCTCCGGGCGGTTGGGATTCGTATTGCCATCGTCCATGTCCGAGCTGGGCGGGTATGCGCCCACGCGGCGCGCGCACGAACGGCTCTGCGAATGCGACGACGACCTTCCTGATTTCGGGGACGTATTCGACGACGTATTTCAACCCAGCATGGCCTTGCTCTCGACGCGGCGTCCCGCGGCCATTGAAGTCGAAATGGCAAAACCATGGCCCATTCATCGAGCGGACCTCGATGAGGCTGCAGTGAATCTCCTCGCGCGACTTGCGGCACTGCCAAAATTTCCGCCCGAGCTCTTTGGTGAACGGGGATTTCAATCCATGGGGGACGATATCCATCATCTTCACGCGCAAGACGCGCCCTCCGGCGCATTGCGTACGGGCGTGCGCGTGGGAGGCGACATCGAGCCTTTTTTGCGTAAGCCGCCGAAATTTTATTGCGATCCACGAGTTTTCGGATCACGTTTTCGCCCCGACGCGGAATGGCGCAGCGTTCGGCTTTTCGTTCGGCAGACGGCACGATATCCCATGGTAGCGCCATCCGACGGCGGTGCATTTCGTAATTCGATCTTGGCGGGTTTTTCTTCCGAAACGTGGAGCCAGTTTTTCCTGCTCGCATGGCTCAATTCGTCCCCCATTCGCTGGTATCATTACACGCAAAATCGTGACGCTCGCCAAGGAATGCCGCAAGTCAAGATTGCCCACCTGCGGGCGCTTCCGGCGCCGCCCACCCGAGCGCTCGTCGAAAACATCGAAAACATCGGTCGTCGCCTTGGTGAACGTAATGCCGGTATCGCTGCGTCGGAACAAACCGAGCTCGATGCCCTCGTCGCGGATGCGCTCGACCTTGGACCTGCCGCAAGGCAAATCGTGGCCTCGTGGGCTGCGTCGATGACGTCAAAACAAAGCTGACAACTGGTACGAGCTCGTAGTAACGTGCGCGCATGCACTCGTTCGTTCCCGTTTTGCTCTCCGCTCTCCTCCTTTTTCCCGCGTGCGCGACGTCTTCCGCACCCACCGACGCGACGCCGCCTCCTTCGCCCGCAGCGACGGCGCCTGAAGCAACGACGCCGCCCGACCAAGCGGCTCTAGCGGCCGATCCGAATGCTTGTCCGCTTGGCAAGTCGGACACGTGGAACGCGTGCGTGGGCAAACTCGTGGACATTCGCGGTCAAGCGCCCAAGTTCGTCAATCAGCACCCCGTGCTGGCGCCTTTGAGCCCTCCCGGTGGCGATCAGCCGACGATTCATCAGAGCTACCTGGAAACATCCGAGGGCAATCAGATCATCGTGCTTTCGCGGCAGGATGTGAAATGTTCGGGAGCCATGCGGGTCAAGGGCAATTTGCGTGCAATTGATCTCGGTGGTCCCGATCGCACGAAAGAGAGCTACCGC
Proteins encoded:
- a CDS encoding N-6 DNA methylase; translation: MSSRSSKQTPSSGKTDADTRIASSLRARARKAFGALLSGFQDADRKAQGALSSGQENAIYPGIVTAVLRLVVVLFAESRAVPALAKMPGTLRELHGLLAASAALEQRCDAWLRIQDAFRRMHASSKRSPEAAALFDPALTPFLAAPLSDAAVFSTLDALFLGDGAPVDFAELDVEHLGTFYEGLMAFDAADSTSHYDVSAAVDLREAAGDARRRLGAHYTSRVITRIVVDRALAPLIASDSSPEALLDLRICDPAMGSGAFLLEACRYLAEKLVLAWDRSGQTHSVCPGMNVTLYARSLVAQKCLYGLDKNPRAAELARWALWLLTSSHAFELPLLDEHLRSGDSLVDAAAQQLQFSRGFADAFHRRHRPFVWEREFPDVFARGGFDAFVGNPPWVSYAGRAAQPLDDDLRKYYMKTNPAFAGYRNLQGMFVWRCATMLRPSGRLGFVLPSSMSELGGYAPTRRAHERLCECDDDLPDFGDVFDDVFQPSMALLSTRRPAAIEVEMAKPWPIHRADLDEAAVNLLARLAALPKFPPELFGERGFQSMGDDIHHLHAQDAPSGALRTGVRVGGDIEPFLRKPPKFYCDPRVFGSRFRPDAEWRSVRLFVRQTARYPMVAPSDGGAFRNSILAGFSSETWSQFFLLAWLNSSPIRWYHYTQNRDARQGMPQVKIAHLRALPAPPTRALVENIENIGRRLGERNAGIAASEQTELDALVADALDLGPAARQIVASWAASMTSKQS